A genomic window from Borreliella mayonii includes:
- a CDS encoding DUF764 family protein: protein MIFTLDMVLNHLTQIFKGFKAYATENNFECDIINTYNHPYLSKITAASSNIIALKFDGTENLFDHNSRAGAFYENALEFSLNFQIYIIAIVLNAQDFDANSRMLMLYGMLSNFLHNKAHKYTLESQSQPEYISKINFYIYPTSNMQTVGLINLGTKYSNHAYSASIAFNASVKAIEILKEEYEIAARYN from the coding sequence ATGATTTTTACTTTAGATATGGTTTTAAACCATTTAACTCAAATATTCAAAGGGTTTAAGGCGTATGCAACTGAAAATAATTTTGAGTGCGATATCATAAATACTTACAATCACCCGTACCTTTCAAAAATCACAGCTGCTAGCTCAAATATAATAGCATTGAAATTTGATGGTACAGAAAATCTATTTGATCATAATTCTAGAGCCGGTGCATTTTATGAAAATGCTTTGGAATTCAGTTTAAATTTTCAAATATATATTATTGCTATAGTGTTAAACGCTCAAGATTTTGACGCTAATTCACGTATGTTAATGCTTTATGGTATGCTTAGCAATTTCCTACATAATAAAGCCCATAAGTATACTTTAGAAAGTCAATCACAACCCGAATATATTAGTAAAATTAATTTCTACATTTACCCAACATCTAATATGCAAACAGTTGGGCTAATTAATTTAGGCACAAAATATAGCAACCATGCATACAGTGCATCTATAGCATTTAATGCTAGTGTAAAAGCAATCGAAATTTTAAAGGAGGAATACGAAATTGCCGCAAGATACAATTAG
- a CDS encoding DUF787 family protein, with the protein MPQDTISVSLVDSRIQASRPNYYNPLLVYKTAKIKVNKDAANFVTLNLTVNNYEKQIETLEKDNGNGQDQFGKEKTLLKTAMSNFFNSSEESLKSAVLFIYKDKPEELKKYLKVHRHTFVVLINTEGDNSDDGLKIYKDDYDKFKTPSIFFVFSTKEQEIKELFKDKSNTEKERNIVVYSNNKDNLHLKFISQYLHQASIFHAVNPYGMPLAATPLVDDTVIGKLRTAKINFYTLLNETGLDGMPAFKEGVDLAGGAIDEQFTYHYIKNEAIIELIRIWNKNNRQNSKLSALQLSGARDNAYTSAIECLLKRFIDRGLIILYKNLSLTISPTPQLKLELSVNITYNFSINAVALVITTQDIVDYQNSLSA; encoded by the coding sequence TTGCCGCAAGATACAATTAGTGTAAGTTTAGTTGACTCTAGAATTCAAGCTAGTAGGCCCAATTATTATAATCCACTTTTGGTTTACAAAACAGCTAAAATCAAAGTTAATAAAGATGCTGCTAACTTTGTAACATTGAATTTAACCGTTAATAACTATGAAAAACAAATTGAAACTTTGGAAAAAGATAATGGGAATGGACAAGATCAGTTTGGAAAAGAAAAGACACTACTTAAAACCGCAATGTCTAATTTTTTCAATTCAAGTGAAGAATCATTAAAATCCGCTGTTCTTTTTATTTATAAGGATAAACCTGAAGAGTTAAAAAAATATCTTAAAGTACATAGACACACTTTTGTTGTACTTATTAATACTGAGGGTGATAATTCCGATGATGGACTTAAGATTTACAAAGATGATTATGATAAATTTAAAACACCTTCAATTTTTTTTGTATTCTCAACTAAAGAACAAGAAATAAAAGAACTTTTCAAGGATAAAAGCAATACTGAAAAAGAAAGAAATATTGTTGTTTACAGTAACAATAAAGACAATTTACACCTTAAATTTATAAGTCAATATCTGCATCAAGCTAGCATTTTCCATGCTGTAAATCCTTATGGTATGCCACTGGCTGCTACACCGCTTGTTGACGACACTGTAATTGGAAAGTTACGAACTGCAAAAATTAATTTTTATACACTTCTTAATGAAACGGGTCTTGATGGTATGCCTGCTTTTAAAGAGGGGGTTGATCTAGCTGGAGGTGCAATAGACGAGCAGTTTACATATCACTATATAAAAAATGAAGCAATTATTGAGCTTATTAGAATTTGGAATAAAAACAATAGACAAAACAGCAAATTATCTGCACTGCAACTTAGTGGGGCTAGAGATAATGCATATACTTCAGCAATTGAGTGTCTACTTAAGAGATTTATAGATAGAGGGCTGATTATACTGTATAAAAATTTAAGTCTTACTATTTCTCCTACACCACAACTTAAATTAGAACTTAGTGTGAATATTACTTATAACTTTAGCATTAATGCTGTTGCTTTAGTAATTACTACTCAAGATATAGTTGATTATCAAAATAGTTTAAGTGCCTAA
- a CDS encoding DUF1463 domain-containing protein has protein sequence MQFYDLREVYFSIGGTQLHSGKLELTSEPTTRAVISSEDKGMPVISLRDPKTITYVFNIEVTLGSQDYILLTELSDEQFYNMDVRKDDKMLDLAFNDRIATKIISNYAIFTEEPSRSYSAEAEKVSFEIRAINCQKTKPNNT, from the coding sequence ATGCAATTTTATGATTTAAGAGAAGTTTATTTTTCAATTGGTGGTACACAGTTACATAGTGGCAAACTAGAGCTTACAAGCGAGCCTACAACAAGAGCAGTGATTAGTAGTGAAGATAAAGGTATGCCTGTAATAAGCTTAAGAGATCCCAAAACGATAACTTATGTTTTTAACATTGAAGTAACTTTGGGTAGTCAAGACTACATTTTGTTAACTGAACTTTCGGATGAACAGTTTTACAACATGGATGTGAGAAAAGATGATAAAATGCTTGATTTAGCATTCAATGATAGAATTGCTACCAAAATTATTTCTAACTATGCAATTTTTACTGAAGAACCGTCAAGAAGTTATTCTGCTGAGGCTGAAAAAGTATCTTTTGAAATTAGGGCTATTAATTGCCAAAAAACTAAACCAAACAACACTTAA
- a CDS encoding DUF1473 family protein, which translates to MIMRYKMKILTKNKTYEYPLRVLPVYEWDRILGFNQSYAVLKLNEVKFLREITSLMISPKFLDEFYVILDQNREFISYYKDYLVAIIYTAQFNTFHLDNDLKKPALVYLSEYENNVGDFVTFDYINENFDYEKVATSLSSITSNSNDLVAK; encoded by the coding sequence ATGATAATGAGATATAAAATGAAAATTTTAACTAAAAATAAAACTTATGAATATCCACTGAGAGTACTTCCGGTCTATGAATGGGATAGAATACTCGGATTTAATCAAAGTTACGCTGTTTTAAAGCTTAATGAGGTTAAATTCTTAAGAGAAATCACAAGCTTAATGATAAGTCCAAAATTTTTAGACGAATTCTATGTGATTTTGGATCAAAATAGAGAATTTATTTCTTATTATAAAGATTATCTTGTTGCAATAATTTACACTGCACAATTTAATACTTTTCATTTAGACAATGATCTTAAAAAACCTGCTTTAGTATATCTAAGTGAATATGAAAATAATGTTGGTGACTTTGTTACTTTTGACTATATCAATGAAAACTTTGATTATGAAAAAGTAGCCACTTCGCTTTCATCAATTACATCAAATTCCAATGATCTGGTTGCTAAATGA
- a CDS encoding DUF1322 family protein, with translation MSKRNRDIDKAIASLNETRKKYFNLLDEIKNDKYYFPVIMNICSYDDVKKLPYDELLEVNRLADIKLEKELYELILGK, from the coding sequence ATGAGCAAAAGAAATAGAGATATTGATAAAGCTATTGCAAGTCTTAATGAGACTAGAAAAAAGTATTTTAACTTGCTTGACGAGATTAAGAACGATAAATACTATTTTCCAGTAATTATGAATATTTGCTCATATGATGATGTAAAGAAGTTGCCTTATGACGAGCTTTTAGAGGTCAATAGACTTGCTGATATTAAATTAGAAAAAGAATTGTATGAGTTGATTCTGGGCAAGTGA
- a CDS encoding DUF759 family protein, protein MSDKFTIKFKGILDHAATKKAIEQDISKMEKYLKPKKSSLGSTKDIVKNNLSDKKKELNRQSKFESLRERVEKYRLSQTKKLMKQGMGFEKARKEAFKRSLMSDRDKRRLEYKELAKESKAKSKMLAASQGKGLVAKIAIGSALGNIIGNAMSKVGGGLIGFLYGFMKKSVENESKQKKLQQLNNVFYSDKERNKIWDAIKEMKGFERNLEKEDLLRTASVLKGHIRELKLNDEEGENVLNATKLAAMFRSTGLVGDNESAVEVVSKILKGELTEAFNILKPIDKFGEKYLEAMKNKLEFLTQEGGKKKLRPEIIADLIKDISSLKIMGHSDELSSAKSKLDKIEQSLEKTTSKVLMPVIGKITDIIDNVMDFDFNKIIEKVVDGIRDGLSGALNGIKNAASSAINTAKENLNKAWEYLTGKGNNNTGGDDLGNFK, encoded by the coding sequence GTGAGCGACAAATTCACCATTAAATTTAAGGGAATTCTTGATCATGCTGCAACAAAAAAGGCTATTGAACAAGATATTTCCAAAATGGAAAAATATCTTAAACCCAAAAAATCCAGTTTGGGAAGTACTAAAGATATTGTAAAAAATAATTTGTCGGACAAGAAAAAAGAACTTAACAGACAATCTAAATTCGAAAGCTTAAGGGAGCGTGTTGAGAAATATAGACTTTCGCAAACCAAAAAGCTTATGAAACAGGGTATGGGGTTTGAGAAAGCAAGAAAAGAAGCGTTCAAAAGATCTTTGATGTCTGATAGAGACAAAAGACGTCTTGAGTATAAAGAACTTGCAAAAGAATCAAAAGCAAAAAGTAAAATGTTAGCGGCCTCTCAAGGAAAAGGACTTGTTGCCAAAATTGCAATAGGTAGTGCCCTGGGAAATATCATTGGCAATGCTATGAGTAAAGTTGGTGGTGGGCTAATTGGGTTTTTGTATGGTTTTATGAAAAAATCAGTTGAAAATGAATCCAAGCAAAAGAAACTACAACAACTCAATAATGTGTTTTACAGTGACAAAGAACGTAATAAAATTTGGGATGCCATTAAGGAAATGAAAGGATTTGAACGCAATTTAGAAAAAGAAGATTTGTTGCGAACAGCAAGTGTGCTTAAAGGCCATATCAGAGAATTAAAACTTAATGATGAAGAGGGAGAGAACGTATTAAATGCAACAAAACTAGCAGCTATGTTTAGAAGCACAGGGCTTGTTGGTGATAACGAAAGTGCTGTTGAAGTTGTTTCAAAAATACTTAAAGGGGAACTTACAGAAGCTTTTAATATATTGAAACCCATAGACAAATTTGGAGAAAAATATCTAGAAGCCATGAAAAACAAGTTAGAGTTTCTAACTCAAGAGGGAGGGAAAAAAAAGCTAAGGCCAGAGATAATTGCAGACTTAATAAAAGATATATCATCTTTGAAGATAATGGGTCATTCCGATGAACTTTCTTCAGCTAAAAGTAAATTAGACAAAATAGAGCAAAGTCTTGAAAAGACAACCAGCAAAGTTTTGATGCCGGTGATTGGCAAAATAACCGATATTATTGATAATGTTATGGATTTTGATTTTAACAAAATCATAGAAAAAGTCGTTGATGGCATACGTGATGGGTTAAGTGGTGCTCTTAACGGAATAAAAAACGCTGCCAGCTCAGCTATTAATACTGCCAAAGAGAATCTCAACAAAGCGTGGGAATACCTTACTGGAAAGGGCAATAATAACACCGGGGGTGATGATTTAGGCAATTTTAAATAA
- a CDS encoding DUF792 family protein, which yields MDIKNENIININIEKKKFEEKIEDIEKKEFGEITRIIRDVITQIFALFGADNFLVLFPRMDLKGFGYVPQLFFIKPKTELITRTYNTSCSKRPVINYYDRKAEYVSYNPVMTGENISLNGGVLTSLYKEMLSLLKMTVFGNTMLRFDVHLAKEQLANRLQAQVPFSIYSPTFGLKELAVITSLSFKDVPFIDEVEVSLSIEIVKTFELEKYKG from the coding sequence ATGGATATTAAAAATGAAAATATTATCAATATTAATATTGAAAAGAAAAAATTCGAGGAAAAAATCGAGGATATTGAAAAGAAAGAATTCGGGGAGATTACTCGAATAATAAGAGATGTAATAACTCAAATATTTGCTCTTTTCGGAGCAGATAATTTTTTAGTGTTATTCCCAAGAATGGATTTAAAAGGTTTTGGATATGTTCCTCAATTGTTTTTTATAAAACCAAAAACCGAACTCATAACACGCACTTACAATACTAGTTGTTCTAAAAGACCAGTTATCAACTATTACGATAGAAAAGCGGAATATGTAAGCTACAATCCAGTAATGACTGGTGAAAATATCTCATTAAATGGTGGGGTATTAACCTCACTATATAAAGAAATGCTTTCTTTGCTCAAAATGACTGTTTTTGGCAATACTATGCTACGTTTTGACGTGCATCTTGCAAAAGAACAACTAGCAAACAGACTTCAAGCTCAAGTTCCCTTTAGTATCTACAGTCCAACTTTTGGCCTTAAAGAATTAGCTGTAATTACAAGTCTTTCGTTTAAGGATGTTCCTTTCATTGATGAAGTTGAAGTTAGTCTATCAATAGAAATTGTAAAAACATTTGAATTGGAAAAATATAAAGGATAA
- a CDS encoding DUF693 family protein, with translation MLLLQYDFKIEFYKSKQPLEKDTSSGDSLIEETPKIIINTQHGIHIDITISNEFSNYNFVKSKRTKIVLWNLPLDFTNDIEVGDIVKIYYKKFAHEKNFDFIMSGYLGTPMSTDYPGGDFSVELDVRLAVSSNFFNRKLENKNFKGKTVQEAIESVFPNRNILNMDEKDYLKIIDKDIYATTPKEFVDKIKGIYIHDVIADIGGDSFDVECNFIFTNDRTIQEDENYKALEDYGLEFIPQQEIAIEGEYKIRRVYWNTQTFYTHKLKIGDKVSFIDGLGKMIKTTIKETSARLSNAGECSLILKLKDDSNDSD, from the coding sequence ATGTTGCTACTACAATATGATTTTAAAATTGAATTTTACAAATCAAAACAACCCTTAGAAAAGGATACAAGCTCTGGAGATTCTTTAATTGAAGAAACTCCTAAAATTATAATAAATACACAACATGGAATTCATATTGATATTACCATATCTAATGAGTTTTCAAATTATAATTTTGTAAAATCTAAACGAACAAAAATTGTACTTTGGAATTTGCCCCTAGACTTCACCAACGACATTGAAGTAGGAGATATAGTAAAAATATATTATAAGAAATTTGCTCATGAAAAAAATTTTGATTTCATAATGTCGGGATATTTAGGAACTCCTATGAGCACTGATTATCCTGGTGGTGATTTTAGTGTTGAGCTTGACGTTCGGTTAGCGGTTAGTAGCAACTTCTTTAATCGAAAATTAGAGAACAAAAACTTTAAGGGAAAAACGGTGCAAGAGGCAATAGAATCTGTATTTCCCAATCGTAATATCCTTAATATGGATGAAAAAGATTATCTTAAAATCATTGACAAAGATATTTATGCCACAACACCAAAAGAATTTGTTGACAAAATAAAAGGAATATATATTCATGACGTAATAGCTGATATTGGCGGTGATAGCTTTGATGTTGAATGTAATTTTATATTTACTAATGATAGAACAATTCAAGAAGATGAAAATTACAAGGCTTTAGAAGATTATGGACTTGAATTCATTCCACAACAAGAAATTGCTATTGAGGGCGAATACAAGATAAGACGTGTATATTGGAACACACAAACATTTTACACACATAAACTAAAAATTGGTGATAAAGTTTCATTTATTGATGGGCTAGGAAAAATGATAAAAACCACCATAAAAGAAACAAGTGCAAGACTTAGCAACGCAGGAGAGTGTTCATTAATACTTAAATTAAAGGATGATTCTAATGATTCTGATTAA
- a CDS encoding DUF777 family protein — translation MTKDYKIYRMNQRLYGHALAQEDVKNWIYSNIFIIKIGTVKEFKQQTQEAIVTIPEFEDLEIHTKNISNISLELSKGDNVLLLQSSVNIFDKNNDIHFDKHHFYILSAISPKTLNLISDTVKIRANNKIEIANQTTSLKKILDNIVSAINGIKIIGDSVIDESSLKIATAQINSDINSLFK, via the coding sequence ATGACTAAAGACTATAAAATTTACAGAATGAACCAGCGTCTTTATGGACATGCTTTAGCACAAGAGGACGTTAAAAATTGGATTTATTCAAACATTTTTATAATTAAAATTGGCACTGTAAAGGAGTTTAAACAACAAACTCAAGAGGCTATTGTTACAATACCCGAATTTGAAGATTTAGAAATTCACACAAAAAATATATCTAATATCAGTTTAGAACTATCAAAAGGTGATAACGTTTTACTGCTTCAATCAAGCGTTAATATTTTTGATAAAAATAATGATATCCACTTTGACAAACATCATTTTTATATACTTAGTGCAATTAGCCCAAAGACTTTAAATCTAATCTCTGATACTGTTAAAATTAGAGCGAATAATAAAATTGAAATAGCAAACCAAACAACTAGCTTAAAAAAAATTCTAGATAATATTGTTAGTGCTATCAATGGTATAAAAATTATAGGGGACTCAGTAATTGACGAATCAAGCTTAAAAATAGCAACCGCTCAAATTAATTCTGATATTAATAGTTTGTTTAAGTAA
- a CDS encoding DUF2634 domain-containing protein, producing the protein MDLRLGNNFELVFNNDLSLVDGIDEQKQRFLIFLKTLRGSLSYAPHWGLDYFLLLKLLKINNLHAVKNYFHEISKELNLDLINISTTIQDNKAHISFFFSGDVLNMEFNL; encoded by the coding sequence ATGGATTTAAGATTAGGCAATAATTTTGAATTGGTATTTAATAACGATTTATCACTTGTTGATGGAATTGATGAACAAAAACAAAGATTTTTGATATTTTTAAAAACCTTAAGGGGTAGTTTAAGCTATGCTCCTCATTGGGGACTGGACTATTTCTTGCTTTTAAAGCTGTTAAAAATTAACAATCTTCACGCTGTAAAAAATTATTTTCATGAAATATCTAAAGAGCTTAACTTAGATTTAATAAATATTTCAACTACTATACAAGACAACAAAGCACACATATCCTTTTTTTTCTCCGGCGATGTTTTGAATATGGAGTTTAATTTATGA
- a CDS encoding DUF276 domain-containing protein, whose amino-acid sequence MSIVFDSDFGILKRTIKDIVRSKREYLRVNYGINIDDNQSSIYNIIASSLALIEEEIIDELNLFFSKMKPGGTYWAAIEEHISSKSTTYSAVRTALLNLDGVEYTNIKSAAGKANIYLILKETLLDTSKSNINSPEFKAKLWETLYLTTPSGTLLEGDIEIDGLNSTGQRKSYKISLGKRKYVYMKVKYKLDLKNYLYLNIDSQIRDIYSRIISNNYSDMGISFEYQDFFAPVNEVKGIKFMEISACIKDTDPESITKIGDSDFKKNQDIAINDDTMLLFNTTDRLLIDIG is encoded by the coding sequence ATGAGCATAGTTTTTGATTCTGATTTTGGCATTTTAAAACGTACAATTAAGGATATTGTAAGATCGAAAAGAGAATATTTGCGTGTAAATTATGGGATTAATATTGATGATAACCAAAGCTCAATTTATAACATTATTGCGTCTTCTTTAGCATTAATTGAAGAAGAAATAATTGATGAGCTTAATCTCTTTTTTTCTAAAATGAAACCAGGTGGTACTTATTGGGCTGCTATTGAAGAACACATTTCTTCTAAAAGCACAACTTACAGTGCGGTTCGCACGGCTTTACTTAATCTTGATGGGGTTGAGTACACTAATATTAAAAGTGCAGCTGGTAAAGCCAACATATATCTAATTCTAAAGGAAACTTTACTAGACACTAGTAAATCTAACATTAATAGTCCTGAATTTAAAGCAAAACTTTGGGAAACATTATATCTAACAACTCCTAGTGGTACTTTACTTGAGGGAGACATAGAAATTGATGGTCTCAATTCAACTGGACAACGTAAATCCTATAAAATATCACTAGGGAAAAGAAAATATGTTTACATGAAAGTAAAGTATAAACTTGACCTTAAAAACTATCTCTACTTAAACATAGACTCTCAAATTAGGGACATTTATTCTAGGATTATTTCAAACAACTATTCTGATATGGGAATTAGCTTTGAATATCAAGACTTTTTTGCTCCAGTTAATGAAGTTAAAGGAATTAAGTTTATGGAAATAAGTGCTTGTATTAAAGATACAGACCCTGAGAGTATTACAAAAATTGGTGATAGCGATTTTAAAAAAAATCAAGATATTGCCATTAATGATGACACAATGCTACTTTTCAATACGACAGATAGATTGCTTATTGATATTGGATAG
- a CDS encoding DUF735 family protein, whose product MKIPNLFKNTEIHKFIRTETEYAQALLNELKSLNSNFISINVIENIKSRYIAIWISQVLSIFYAKTQTLQSITSNINSVIFALRHIGTDESFRLIFKTFLNVDIEVTTPEAGVIDISLKGVIKTNFTTFISPSTEKGKRLKKIILREKKPGYAASKKALVFNSLPKGYDHSIYAFIKGIIPIGRVLKINNTDGNNIITFNN is encoded by the coding sequence ATGAAAATACCCAATCTTTTCAAAAACACCGAAATTCATAAATTTATACGTACAGAAACAGAATATGCACAAGCATTGCTTAATGAACTTAAGTCTCTTAATTCCAACTTCATATCCATTAATGTAATAGAAAATATAAAATCAAGATATATTGCGATATGGATATCTCAAGTTTTATCTATCTTTTATGCAAAAACTCAAACTTTACAAAGTATTACAAGCAATATTAATAGTGTTATTTTTGCTTTACGTCATATTGGCACTGACGAGTCATTTAGACTGATTTTCAAGACCTTTTTAAATGTGGACATTGAAGTTACTACTCCTGAAGCTGGGGTTATTGATATCTCTTTAAAAGGGGTAATAAAAACAAACTTTACTACCTTCATTTCGCCTAGCACCGAAAAAGGAAAACGACTAAAAAAGATAATTCTTAGAGAAAAGAAGCCGGGATACGCTGCATCTAAAAAAGCTTTAGTATTTAACTCACTTCCTAAAGGCTATGATCATTCAATTTATGCTTTTATAAAGGGAATTATTCCTATTGGTAGAGTTCTCAAAATTAATAATACAGATGGTAACAATATTATAACTTTTAACAACTAA
- a CDS encoding DUF685 domain-containing protein, producing MADDQEKLLIDEEETVQIKDLNKVTTVNNTDLLLFDDGAASSNAITFKNFLKTINHQTFKGEELGYFKDIIKSTIATELAADKDFIKSIYDLIVDKLIENESSKLSNLFSKIKSRLTDNISSATLSKNDDLLTMSSSSIQKTPIPEQLLGVPSDFQSSYDFTRNTIIYPRDYKNHRVIIDLEDYNDVDLIFYKSDDDPIYLDFQVDVESFGEGKTLSLRYSDEREKNTIYSRNSSSTRRITFSIPLYKGWYVQKRAYSSGNPIPVLLKL from the coding sequence ATGGCTGATGATCAAGAAAAATTACTAATTGATGAAGAAGAAACGGTTCAAATAAAAGATTTAAATAAAGTTACGACCGTTAACAATACTGATCTTTTACTGTTTGATGATGGAGCTGCAAGCAGTAATGCTATCACCTTTAAAAACTTCTTAAAAACCATTAATCACCAAACATTTAAAGGCGAAGAACTAGGCTATTTTAAAGATATAATTAAATCTACAATCGCTACTGAACTTGCAGCCGATAAAGATTTTATAAAAAGCATTTACGATTTAATCGTTGACAAGCTAATTGAGAATGAATCTAGTAAACTTTCAAATCTTTTTAGTAAAATTAAATCTCGTCTTACAGATAACATATCATCAGCCACTTTATCTAAAAATGATGATCTTTTGACAATGTCTTCTAGCAGTATTCAAAAAACACCTATCCCGGAACAATTGTTAGGGGTACCATCAGATTTTCAAAGTTCTTATGATTTTACTAGAAATACAATAATTTATCCTCGTGACTACAAGAATCACCGCGTAATCATTGATCTGGAAGACTATAATGATGTGGATCTCATTTTTTACAAAAGTGATGATGATCCCATTTATCTTGATTTCCAAGTTGATGTAGAATCCTTTGGCGAGGGTAAAACATTGAGTTTAAGATATTCTGATGAACGTGAAAAAAACACTATTTATTCACGTAATAGTTCTAGTACTAGAAGAATAACTTTTAGCATTCCTTTATATAAAGGATGGTATGTTCAAAAAAGAGCATACTCATCAGGGAATCCCATTCCGGTTCTTTTAAAACTGTAA
- the blyA gene encoding holin BlyA: protein MDTIKLTELLINLNEIKLIAVMIFVTVLVLGVLILLKPLLKDILTIVIGKIFKNGNGNGKNHIKKRD, encoded by the coding sequence ATGGATACTATTAAATTAACAGAACTTCTTATCAATTTAAACGAAATTAAACTTATAGCCGTAATGATTTTTGTAACAGTGCTAGTTTTAGGAGTATTAATTCTTCTCAAGCCTTTATTAAAAGACATATTGACTATTGTAATAGGCAAGATTTTTAAGAATGGCAATGGGAATGGCAAAAATCATATCAAAAAAAGAGATTAA
- a CDS encoding BlyB family putative holin accessory protein yields the protein MKLSKDNVELGLASLSSLIDIFSKFEDEFDEIAHKGFFLVYDLYSHYKLIYTANMERLESALTPAINAALAPLNEKINQCIDLVNSDEKNLKISNDLKFNQEGKPIYKERTNNAK from the coding sequence ATGAAATTATCTAAAGATAATGTTGAGCTTGGACTTGCATCTTTATCAAGCCTTATTGATATATTTTCTAAATTTGAAGATGAATTTGATGAAATTGCACATAAAGGATTCTTTTTGGTTTATGATCTGTATTCTCATTACAAATTAATCTATACAGCAAATATGGAAAGACTTGAGAGTGCATTAACCCCAGCAATAAATGCGGCACTCGCTCCATTAAATGAAAAAATCAATCAATGCATTGACTTAGTTAATTCTGATGAAAAAAATCTCAAAATATCTAATGATCTGAAATTCAATCAGGAAGGAAAACCTATCTATAAGGAAAGAACAAATAATGCAAAATAA
- a CDS encoding BlyB family putative holin accessory protein — MQNNTIGLGLNLLSSLTNIAKTDTNIDHNYINTFSKVIDFFYKTYISTLKSMETAESTKIFKEIQDILKYNIEIIEAISTDKSKRIITSLKATRNKIMKEYIKILKRGENA; from the coding sequence ATGCAAAATAACACTATTGGTTTAGGACTTAATTTACTATCCAGCCTAACTAACATAGCCAAAACTGATACAAACATAGATCATAATTACATTAATACTTTTAGTAAAGTAATAGATTTTTTCTACAAAACATATATAAGCACACTAAAATCTATGGAAACAGCTGAGTCAACTAAAATATTTAAAGAAATACAAGACATTTTAAAATACAACATTGAGATAATAGAGGCTATCTCTACTGATAAAAGCAAAAGAATTATCACTTCACTTAAAGCAACACGTAACAAAATTATGAAAGAATATATCAAAATACTTAAAAGAGGTGAAAATGCTTAA
- a CDS encoding BBA14 family lipoprotein: MLKRLHCLLIALLLCCTTIANLPEEPKPPIIPTLKSLAKYETQLSEYVMYLVTFLAKTKVKVNDPNYPEYPYPDLSTLKDEHSITAVKHNIKIYLEYIKKTKPIAEKVYNKYSQLKM; encoded by the coding sequence ATGCTTAAAAGATTGCATTGTCTACTAATTGCTTTGCTACTATGTTGCACCACTATTGCCAACCTACCAGAAGAGCCAAAACCGCCAATTATTCCAACACTAAAATCTTTAGCTAAATATGAAACACAACTTTCAGAGTATGTTATGTACCTAGTAACATTTTTAGCTAAAACAAAAGTTAAAGTTAATGATCCAAATTATCCAGAATATCCTTATCCAGACTTATCAACACTAAAAGACGAACACTCTATAACTGCAGTAAAACACAATATCAAAATATATTTAGAGTACATTAAAAAAACAAAACCAATAGCGGAAAAAGTCTATAATAAATATTCCCAATTAAAAATGTAA